The Rhabdothermincola salaria genome segment CGACGGCGTCGGGTCCAGTGCCCCGCTGGGGGAGGCCACCCTCACGGTGGCCGCCGGTGGGGAGCAGGTCGACGCCTCCGTCTTCGGGTTCGAGCTCGGTGGTCCCGGCGAGCCCACCCGTCTGACCGACGGACGGCTGCCGACGGGGCCCACCGAGGTGGTGGCCAGCGGCGAGGATGCCGACGACGGGTTCGCGCTGGGCGACGAGGTCACCAGCGTCAGCGGCGACGTCGTGCTCACCGTGGTCGGGCTCACCGAGGAGAGCCGCTTCTCGGTGGCACCGACCCTGTGGGTGACCTTCGACGGCTACGAAGCCCTCCGGCGCGCCGCCAACCCGGACGCCCAGGGCGTGCTGCCCTCCCTCGTCGCCCTGATCCCCGCCGACGGGGTCTCACCCTCGGAGCTGGCGGGCCGGATCAACGCCCAGGTGCCCGACGTCGAGGCTCTCACCCGGGCCGAGGCGGTCTCCGAGGCGCCCGGGGTGTCCGCCGTCAACACCTCGTTCCAGCTGATCCTCGGGCTGGCCTTCGTGGTCGTCGCGCTCGTCATCGGCTTCTTCTTCTTGATCCTCACCGTGCAGAAGCTCGACTCGCTCACCTTGTTGCGGGCGGTGGGGGCGCCCACCGGCTACCTGGTGCGGGCCCTCCTGACCCAGATCGCCTTCGTCGTCGGTGGCGGGCTCGTGGTCGGGGTGGCCCTCACCGTGCTCGCGGTGCGGGGAGCGTCCGCCGGCCTGCCCATCTCCCTCGACCCGGTCACCCTCGGGCTGCTCGCCGTCGGCGTGCTGGTGCTGGCCGCCCTCGGCTCCGTCGTCACCCTGGTGCGGGTGGCCCGCATCGATCCGGCGGGTGTCGTGAGCCGACAGAACCTCGGTGGGCTGTCGTGAAGCTCGGTCTCGTCGAGCTCCTGCGGCGGCCGCTGCGCTTCGGCGTGGCGGGCTCGGCCCTGGTGCTGCTGGCCGTGCTGCTGTTGTTCCTCGGGGGGCTGCTCGACGGTCTGTACCTCGGGTCCACCGGTGCCCTGCGCGCCCAGGAGGCCCCCCTGATCACCTTCTCCTCCGATGCCCGCGAGTCGCTGATCCGCTCCCGTGTCTCGCCCGAGGTGCGATCCGAGGTGGAGGCGGTGCCGGGCGTGGCGTCCACGGCCGGCCTCGGGATCGCCCTCGTGGGCGGCCGGGTCCCGGACGAGGACGAGCTGGCCAACCTCGCCGTCGCCGGCTTCGAGCAGCCCGTGCGCTCCATGCCCGACGACGTGGACCTCGCCCCCGACGAAGCCCTGGCCGACCGCAGCCTCGAAGCCGCCGGCGTGGCACTGGGCGACACGGTGGCGGTGGGTAGCGGGGAGACGCCGGTCGAGGTCGTGGGGTGGGTGGAGGACACCGACTACCTCCAGCAGAGCGGCTTCTGGGTCCGCCCCGAGACCTGGCGCGGCATCCTCGCCGAGTCCCGGCCCGACGCCGTGCTCCCCGACGGCACCTTCCAGGTGCTGACCGTGACCCTCGAGTCGGGAGCCGACGTCGACGAGGTGGCCGCCGCCATCGATGCCGCCACCGATGGAGCCACCAGCACCCTGACCCGGGAGGCCGCCGTGCTGGCGCTTCCCGGCATCCAGGAGCAGAACTCCACCTTCGGCGCCATCATCTACGTCACCTTGTTCGTGGCCGGGCTGGTGATCGCCCTCTTCTTCGCCCTGCTCACCCTCGAACGCACCGGCCTCTACGGCGTGCTCAAGGCGATCGGAGCCTCGACCCGGCAGATCTTCGCCGGGGTGGTGGCCCAGTCCGTCGCCGTCGCCGTCGTGTCCTTCGCCATCGGCCTGGCCGTCATGCTGGGTCTGGCCCAGCTGCTCCCGGCCGAGGTGCCGGTCGCCATCGAGACCTCCCGTGTCGTGCAGATCGGCGTGGGTCTCGTCGTCATGTCCGCTCTCGGTGCGGCGGTCTCGCTGCGCCGCGTCGTCCGGGTCGACCCTGCGTCGGCCATCGGCTGACCCCGTCCCAGGAGCCGATCGTGCCCGCTCTGGAGCTCACCGACGTCCGCAAGACCTACCGATCCGGCGATGCCGAGATCGTGGCCCTCGACCACGCCACCCTCACCGTGGGCGACGACGAGATCGTGGCCCTGGTCGGGCCGTCCGGGTCCGGCAAGACCACGCTGCTGTCCATCGCCGGTGGCCTGCTCACGCCGTCGGAGGGCACCGTCGTGGTCGGCGGTCAGGACATCTCCGCGTACTCGGCCAAGCAGCTCACCACCTTCCGCCGCGACGCGGTGGGCTTCGTCTTCCAGGCCGTCAACCTGGTCCCCTTCCTCACCGCCCGGGAGAACCTCATGGTGGTGAACGACTTCGGGAACCGGCGCAGCCACAAGGTGGCGAGGGAGCGAGCCGAGCGCCTCCTCGACGAGTTGGGGCTCTCGGAGCGCACCGACAACGTGCCGGGGCAGCTCTCCGGTGGCGAGCGCCAGCGGGTGGCCATCGGGCGGGCGCTGATGAACGAGCCCGATCTGGTACTGATCGACGAGCCCACCTCGGCGCTCGACACCAAGCTGGGCGAGCAGGTCATGGAGCTCATCGTCAACGAGGTGAAGAGCCGCGAGACCGCCGCGGTCATCGTCACCCACGACCAGCGGATGACGCACTACGCCGATCGCAGCGTGGCCATCGTCGACGGCCACCTGACCGACTGACGCGCCGCGGCCGGCGTGGCTGTCGGTCCGGTCGATCCGCCGCCGGGTCAGCCGTGCTCCACCCGTTCGCCGTAGCGGGGGACGACGCAGACCCAGCCCAGCCGATCGGCGACGGCCTCGGCCAGGGCGGCTGACGCGGTGGGCTCACCGTGGACCACGTACACCGCCTCGGGTTCGGTGGGGGCGGTGGCCAACCAGTCGACGAGCTCGGCGGCGTCGGCGTGCACGCTGAAGGCGGGGAGGTCGACGACCTCCGCCCGCACCGGCACGTATCGGCCGAGCAGCTTCACCTGGCGGGCTCCCTCGGCCAGGGCCCGTCCCCGGGTGCCCTGGGCCTGGAACCCCACGAGGATCACGGTCGATCGATGGTCGGGCAGGTAGCGGGCCAGGTGGTGCAGCACCCGGCCCCCGCTCGCCATCCCGGAGGCCGAGATGATGATCTGGGGCCCCCGAGCGGTGTCGAGCGCCTTGGACCCCTCGACGTCGCGGACCTCGCGCAGGTCACCGGGGTCGAAGGGGTCGCCGCCGCCGTCGGCCAGCTCGGACAGGTCGGTCCGGACGTCGGGGTCGCCCCGGTCGACCGCGTCGCGGTAGACGGCCAGCGAGCGCAGCGCCATGGGGCTGTCGACCGAGATGGGCACCGCCGGGATGGCCCCGGACGCCCGCAGCCGGCGCAGGTGGTGCAACAGCACCTCGGTGCGGTCGACCGCGAAGGCCGGGATGACGACGGTGCCGCCTCGGCGGGTGGTCCGGGTGATGGCATCGGCCAGGGCGGCGACGGCGCCCTCGTCGTCGTGGCGTCGGTTGCCGTAGGTCGACTCCACCACGATGACGTCGGGGCGGACCGGGCCGAGGGTGGCCGGCGGCGAGAGCAGCGGGTGCTGGGGCCGGCCGAGGTCGCCCGAGAAGGTGAACCGGCGGGCGTGTGGCTCGTGGTCGTCGCCCCAGGTGGCCTCGAGGGTGGCCATGGCCGAACCGAGGATGTGGCCCGCTGGCCGGAAGGTCACCTCGACCCCCGGCGCCACCTCCGTCGGGGTGTCGAAGGGCGTCACCCGCAGCTGCGAGAGCAGGGCCCGGGCGTCGTCCTCGGTGTAGAGGGGCAGGGCGGGGGAGTGCTTGGAGTACCCCCGCCGGTTGGCCCAGCGGGCCTCCTCTTCCTGGAGGTGGCCCGAGTCCGGCAGCACGATGCCGACCAGGGAGGCGGTGGCCGGCGTGCAGTGCACCCGGCCCTCGAAGCCGGCGACGGCCAGCGCCGGGAGGTACCCGCAGTGGTCGACGTGGGCATGGGTGAGCACGACGGCGTCGATCGTCGACGGGTCGACGGGGAACGGCGCCCAGTTGCGCAGCCGGAGCTCCTTGAGGCCCTGGAACAGCCCGCAGTCGACGAGCACCCGCGCATCGGGGGTGTCGAGCAGGAACCGCGAGCCGGTCACGGTCCCGGTGGCACCGAGGAAGGTGAGCACCGGGGCTTCGGGGCGCGGGATCGATGGGTCCACTGGGCGTCTGCCTCCGGCTCGAGCGGGGTCGTCGCACGCCGGCGAGCGCCGTGCGGGGGTCATGGTGGCACGAACGGGTTCTCGGGCCCCCACGGCCCAGACGGTATGATCTCGCCCACGACATCAGGAGTGGCCCGCCCGGCGGGTCCGGCAACCTGGGAAGGACACCCAAGGTGCCAACCCTTCCGACACCCCCTGGGTGGCGGGCGGGGATGTGGCTCACGTGTGCGTGGGCAACGAAGTGTCCGAGGAGTGCCATGAACCAACCGACGAGTCGAGCGCCGCTCAGCGCCGACCCTCTCCCGGCCAGCGGAGCCTGGCGCCCCGGCGACCCCATCGGCGATCGCCGCTTCGCCCACCTCGCCACCGACCGGGCGTTCGTGCTCGAGGGCGGCGGCGCGCTCCACGACGTCGAGATCGCCTACGAGACCTGGGGGGAGCTCGACGCCGACGGGGCCAACGCCGTGCTCGTGTGCCACGCCCTCACCGGCGACAGCCACGCGGCCGGCCGAGCCGGGCCCGGCCACCCGACGGCGGGGTGGTGGGACGCCCTCATCGGTCCCGGTCGCCCGCTCGACACCGACCGCTGGTTCGTGGTGTGCCCCAACGTCCTCGGTGGGTGCCAGGGTTCCACCGGCCCGGCGTCGCTCGATCCCGCCACCGGCGCCCCCTACGGATCCTCGTTCCCGGTGGTCACCGTCAGGGACATGGTGCGCACCCAGGCCGCCCTCGCCGATCAGCTCGGCGTGACCCGATGGCTCTCGGTCATCGGTGGATCGATGGGCGGCATGCAGGCCCTGGAGTGGGGCGTGATGTTCCCCGATCGGGTGGCGTCGGTCGTCGCCATCGCCACCACCGTGGCGGCCAGCGCCCAGCAGATCGCCCTGTCCAGCGTGCAGCGCAGCGCGATCGCCCTCGACCCGGCCTGGCGAGGGGGCGACTACTACGACGCCGGTCCGGGGGAGGGCCCCCACCAGGGCTTGGCCGTCGCCCGGGGCATGGCCCAGATCACCTACCGCACCGAAGGGGTCTACGGCGAGCGCTTCGGCCGCAAGGAGCTCGATCCGCTCGACGACCGCTACACCCTCTGGCAGCGCTTCGACGTCGAGGGCTACCTCGACTACCACGGGGCCAAGCTGGTGCGGCGCTTCGACGCCAACTCCTACCTGGTGATCAACCGGGCCATGGATCTGCACGACATCGGGCGAGGCCGAGGGGGAGTGGAGTCGGCCCTGGCCCGGGTGCGAGCCCCGGTGATGACCATGGCCATCGGCTCCGATGCCCTGTACCCGCCCTACCAACAAGAGCTGATCTGCGACACGCTCGGCTCCATCGGGCGCGAGTGCGTCCACGTCGTGATCGACAGCCCCGACGGCCACGACGCCTTCCTGATCGAGACCGCCCAGGTGGGAGCGGCCCTCGCCCCTTTCCTCGCCGACGTGGAGAAGACCCGCTGATGACCGCCTTCGATGCCCCCGACGGGCCCCTGGCCGCGACCGAGCCGGCCGACGCGGCGGCTCCCGGCCCCGGGGCCGATGCCCGCCTGCACCCCGACACCCGGGCCATCCGTGCCGGCCGGGCCGACAACGACACCGCCCTGGCCCCGATCCTGTGGGCCACCACCACCTTCGTGACGCCCACCGTGGAGGAGGGGCGGCGCATGGCCACGGCCGTGGGCTCGCCTCGCTTCTACAGCCGCTACGGCAACCCCACCGTCGCCGGCTTCGAGGACGCCATCGCCGAGCTCGAGGGGGCCGAGCGGGCCCGCGCCTTCGCCTCGGGCATGGGGGCCATCAGCGCGGTGGTGCTCGGCCTGTGCTCCCAGGGCGACCACATCGTCGCCCAGCGCCAGCTCTACGCCGGCACCCAGCTGCTGTTGCAGACCGCCTGCCCGCGCTTCGGCATCGACGTGACCTTCGTCGACGCCACCGAGCCGGACGCCTTCGCCGCGGCCATCCGACCGGGCGTGACCACGATGGTGCTGGCCGAGACACCCGCCAACCCTCGTCTGGACCTGGTCGACCTCGATGAGATCGGCGCCATCGCCGGGCCCATCACCGTGGTCGACTCCACCTTCGCCACCCCGTTGGGCCAACAACCCCTCGCCCACGGCGTCGACCTCGTCGTGCACTCCGCCACCAAGGCCATCGCCGGCCACAACGACGCCACCCTCGGCGTGGTGGCCGGGAGCGCCGAGCTGGTGGACTGGCTGTACTCGTTCGCTGTGCTGCAGGGGGCCAACGCCTCGCCCTTCGACGCCATGAACGGATTGCGGGGCCTGCGCACCCTCGGGGTGCGGGTGCGCCAGCAGAGCGAGGGGGCGGCCGAGCTGGCCGCCTTCCTCGAATCCCACCCGTTGGTCGCCGACGTGCGGTGGCCGGGGCTGGCCTCGCACCCCCAGCACGAGCTGGCCCGGCGCCAGCTGGCCCACTTCGGCGGTCTGCTCACCTTCGACCTCACCGGTGGTCTCGAGGCCGGGTGCGTCTTCGTCGAGGCCCTGCAGATCGCGCAGCTGGCCACGTCGCTCGGCGGCCCCGAGACCCTCGTGACCCACCCGGCCTCCACCACCCACGTGAACCTCACCCCCGACGAGCTGTGCGCCAACGGCATCGGTCCCGGCACGGTGCGGGTGTCCATGGGTCTCGAGCACCCGGCCGACGTGGTGGCCGACATGGCCCAGGCTCTCGACGCCGTGGCCGCGGCCGGACACCGCTGACGCCGAGCCGACCGTGCCCGAGCTGCTGGAGGTGGAGGCCTACCGTCGCCTGGCCAGCCGCGTGGTCGGCCTCGACGTCGTCGCCGTGGCGGCCCCGGACCCGTGGTTCCTCAAGGGTGGGCTCGACGCGCTCACGGTCACCGACGCCCTGGTGGGCCGGCGGCTCACCGATGCCCGGCGGATCGGCAAGCTCCTGGTGATCGACACCGACGGGCCCACCCTGGGGCTGCGCTTCGGGATGACGGGAGTGCTCGACGTCGACGGGGTCGACGGGGTCGAGCGCCTGGAGTACGGCGGCAGCCGCCGAGAGCCGGCGTGGGATCGCTTCACCCTCGTGTTCGAGGGCGATCGGGCGCTGAAGGTGCGTGACGCCCGCCGCCTGGGCGGGGTGGAGCTCGACCCCGACGAGGCCCGCCTCGGCATCGATGCCGCCGCCCTGACCCCGGCCGGGCTCCGAGCCGTGCTGGGCACCAGCCAGGCCCCGCTCAAGGCCCGGTTGATGGACCAGGCCCGGGTCGCCGGGCTGGGGAACCTGCTCACCGACGAAGCCCTCTGGCGCGCCGGCCTCGACCCCGCCCGCCCGGCGGGGAGCCTCTCGCCCGCCGAGCAGCGGCGCCTGCTGACCCACATCCGGCGCACGCTCGACGAGCTGGGGGAGCGGGGTGGGTCCCACACCGGGGACCTGCAGGCCAGCCGTCGCCGAGGCGGTGTGTGCCCCCGCGACGGCGCCGAGCTCGAGCGCCGCACGGTGGGCGGGCGCACGACGTACTCGTGCCCGCACCACCAGCACTGATCCCTCGCCCCCGAGGCCTGTCGGCGCGACACTCGCTCCCACCGCGACCCTGGCCCCTTCCTCGGTTCCTGCATGGTTTCGGCGTGCTGGAGCACGTCCAAACCATGCAGGAAGCCAGGGTTCCGATCGGGTTGTCGGTGCCACCGATCGACGGGGGGTCGGCGGGTAGCATCGCCGGATCGTCCCGGCCCGGGTCGATCCTGGACACGACCAGTCGCCCGGACCCGATCAGAAGGCTGTCCTTGGTGTCGCCCCTCCCCACGAGCCAACCGCCCGTCCGAGGCGTCGCCGATCAGGCACGCCTGCGGACTCTGGCGAGCCTCGTGGCAGCGTTGGTGGCCGGGACGGCGTTGCTGGTCGCGCTGCTCTCGACGCCGGCGTCGGCCGCGGACGACCCGACCACCACGGCGCCGCCGACGACCGCCCCACCGACGACGCCGCCGCCGACGACGGCCCCGCCCACCACCGCCCCGCCCACCACGCAGCCGCCGCCTCCGCCCCCACCCCCCCCTCCGCCGCCGCCGACGAACCCGCCCACGACGCGCGCGCCGGCGACCACCTCGCCCCCTCGTACCACGGCCACCACCAGCCCGCCGACCACGGCCCCGACCACCACCGAGGCGCCGAGCACCACGGCCTCGACCACCACCACGACCGCCGATCCCGCGGTCGTGATCCCGGGCAACACCACCACCACCGTGGCCCCCGGCGACGACGATGGCGGTAGCGGTGGCCCCTCGACCTCCACCCAGCTGGCCCTGGTCGTGGGCGGGCTGGTCGCCGTGGCCGGCGGCCTGTCGGTCCTCACCTTCCTCTACTGGCGCCGCACCCGACCGGTGCCCTACAACGCGGCGCTCGACGCCCTGGGCGAGCTGGCCGGTCCGCCCCCCATCACCGGCTCGGGTCCGGTGGTCGCCGGGGCACCGACGGTCCTCGACGGCCCCCTCGGGGTCGACGGACCTCTCGGAGCCGAGGAGTCGCCCACCCGCGCCGGCCCCGTCGGACCCTCGGGTGAGCCCACCGTGGCCGCCGCCGTCGTGGGCAGCCCAGGACCGGCGAACGACGACGTCCCCGTGGACCCGGCGCCTTCCACCCGTGCGGTCCCGGCGCTCGAGGCGGACGCGTCGCCCATCGTCCCGGGCGGCCCGGGCTTCCGTGTCGTGGGCCCGGTCGCCGCCGGCGCGGCTGCGGCCGCCGCCGCGTCCGGTGACGACGAACCCGTCGACCAGGCCGACGACCGCCCATCGGTCGACGGGGGCGGCGCGCCGACCGCAGCTGCCGCGGCGGACGAGAGCGCCGCGGCGCCCCTGGAGGATGACGACGAGCCTGGGGCGAGCCGATCTGCAGGCTCCGCCCCGGACCACCGCACCGACGAGCCCACGGTCGACGAGACCACGATCGCCGCACCGGTGATCGAACCCACGGCGGGCGAACCGCCGGTTGCGGAGCCGACGGTGGACGAAACCGCGGTCGAGGAGCCTGCGGTCGAGGAGCCTGCGGTCGAGGAGTCTGCGGTCGAGGAGTCTGCGGTCTCCGCCGCGCCCGTGGTGAGCCCGGTCGCGGCGCCGTTCCGTTTCGTGACCCGCGAGGAGCTCGAGCCGGTGGAGCCGGTCGAGCCCGCTCGACGCGACGCGGTGACCCCGCCGGGCGATCACGACGCGCCGGCCGTCGACGCGCCGGCCATCGAAGCGCCGGCGCTGTTCCCCGACGGCGAGGGACCCCGCCCGGTCGAGCCCGCCCGCACCGACGCCGACGACGACCCCGCCGCTGCCGACGAACCGCTGACGTTGTCGCTGTGGGACGACGACGAACCGGCGCCGCAGATCGCTCCTCTCAGCCCCGAGGACCTCTTCGGACCCGACCGTCGTTGACGTCGTCGATCCGCCGGCCCGAACCCTGCCGGGGGTGGGCGGTACGGTTGGGGCATGGCCACCTTCGATCCCGACGAGATGATCACGCGGTTCCGAGAGCGGGCCACAGCGGTGAAAACCAGGCCGCTGCCGCCCGTCGCCGGAGCGGAACGGGCCAAGTTCGTGGCCCAGGCGCAGGTCGACTACCAGGACTTCGCCATCATCGGTGACGCCGAGGCCACGGTCGAGGACGGCATCCTGACGTTGCGCGTGGACCTGCGTCCACCGGAGGCCCGGCAGGGCGACGCCGGTGGGGCCTGAGGCGGAGCTGGTCCCGGTCCCGGCGCCCCCGTCGGGAGCTGACCCCCGGCGCTTCGTCGCCGCCGTCGAGGCCATCGACGCCGCCAACGCCCACGACCCCAACCAGATGGAGGTCGATGGCACCACCCTGCCCAAGGAACTGGCCCACGCCGCGGCCATGACGACCTGGGTGCGCCGGCTCGACCCGGAGGCCGACGAGGCCCAGCTGCTGGCGGCGCGAGCCCACCACTTCCGGCGCTGGACCCATCCCCGCTCGGCCTTCCCCGAGGGGCGGGCCGGGTACCTGCGGTGGCGCACCGAGGCCAAGGCCCGGCAGGCGGCCGAGGTGGCCGAGCTCCTCACCTCGGTCGGCTACGGGCCCGACGTGGTCGACCGCGTGCGTGAGCTGGTGGGCAAGGTGGGGCTGGGCCGGGGCGACCTGCCCGACGTCGACGGCCGCCCGCCGGCGGTGCAGACGCACGAGGACGCCCTCTGCCTGGTCTTCCTCACCACCCAGTTCGATCCCCTGGCCGATCAGCTGGGCGACGACAAGATGGTCGACGTCCTGGCGCGCACGTTGGCCAAGATGGGCGCCCGTGGGCGGGCCGAGGCGCTGGGTCTCGATCTCGACGAGCGGGCCCTGGTCCTCGTCGCGGCCGCGGTCGAACGTGCGGGAGGCGCCGGTGAGCGATGAGGAGGGCGGCCTCGACCCGGTCTCCGACCTCGCCGGGCTCGACGAGCTGTTGGCGTCGCCGACGGAGCCGCTGAGCGACGAAGACGACGAGATCACCGGAGCTCCGGGCCTCTACGTCACGCCATCGCGGGGGCTGGCATCAGGTGGCTCCCGGCCCCTCCCGGTCGACACGTCCCGGCTGGACGACGAACCTCCCCCGTCCGGAGGCACCGCCGCCGCCGGTCGTCCGGTCGGGCCTCCGGCCACGACGGCCACGACGAGTCCTGCGGCCGAGTCGGGACGGGCCCGGACGGAACAGATGCCGGCCGAGTCGACTGCCGAGCCGCCGCCGTTCGTCTCCCCCGACGCGGACCTCGGGCCGACCGTCGGTGCCGACGAGGCGCTTGCTGCGGCCGTGCACCGGGGACCGAGGTGGCACCCGCCGCCGGTGAAGGCCCCACCGCTCGCGACTCCACTCGACGTCGGCCCTGTTGGGCCGCCGCCGTCCCCGCCACCGCCAGCCCCGTCGGCCGGGCCTGCCGCGGCGGTGCCCGCGGGCTCACGGCCCGAGTCACGGCAGGTCCCGGAGCGCCGTGCCCATCCACGGGTGCGGCGGTGGTTCGGGCGGAACCGGGACGAGACCATCGACGACACGGAGCCGAGGGGCCAGGCGCCGGGGGCGTCCTGACGGCCACCGGCTCTCGTCGGTCGCGGCTTTGGTGTGGGCCCGAACCCGCTTGCTATGGTGACGTGCCCACGCGGACGTAGCTCAGTTGGTAGAGCATCACCTTGCCAAGGTGAGGGTCGCGAGTTCGAATCTCGTCGTCCGCTCCACGAAGCATCGCCGCAGGCGCCTCTCCGGAGGCGCCTGCGGCGCGTCGGCGGAGGGCTCGAGCGGGGTCAGGCGTCGAAGAGCTCGACCACGGCGGGTTTGGTGACCTTCCCCATCACGTTGCGGGGGAGCGACCCGACCACCAGGTAGCGGGTGGGGACCTTGGCGGGTGCCAAGCGCTCCTTGCCCCATGCCCGCAGCTCGTCGACGAGCATGGGTGCGGCGGCGTCGGCGGGCACGACCGCCATGGCCACCCGGTCGCCCCACTCCTCGTCCGGGAGCCCGACCACGGCGCAGTCGGCGATGGCCGGATGGGTGCGGTACACCTCCTCGATCTCCAGCGCCGAGACCTTCTCGCCGCCGGTCTTGAGGATGTCGACCGACGATCGGCCGAGGAGCCGGAAGCCCTCCGGGTGACGCACGGCCACGTCGCCGGTGCGGAACCACCCGTCGGTGAACGCCTCGGCCGTGGCCTCGGGTCGGTTCCAGTAGCCGGCGAAGAGCTGAGGGCCCTGCAGGAGGAGCTCGCCGGGCTCACCGTCGGGCACGTCGGCCCCGTGGTCGTCGACCAGCCGGGTGCGCACACCCGGGAACGGCACGCCCACGTGACCTGGCACCCGTCGCTCGAGGGGGTTGCCGAGCGCCATGCCCACCTCGGTCATCCCGTAGCGCTCGAGCAGCTCCTGACCGCTGATCGAGCGCCAGCGCTCGAGCACCGACACCGGGAGGGCGGCCGACCCCGACACCATCAGCCGCGCCCGAGCCGCCCCGGCGCTCCATCGGTCGCGGGTGGCCGGATCGGCGGCCTCCCACGTGGCGATCAGCCGGGCGTAGATCGTGGGCACGGCCATGAACACGGAGATCTCGCCCGAACCCAGGCGTTCCCACGTGGCCATGGCATCGAAGCCGCCGGGCGCCTCGCACACCGCCCCCACCCACAGCGGCGTGAGGGCCACGTTGACGATGCCGTGCACGTGGTGCAGCGGCAGCACCAGCAGGGTGCGGTCCTCGCCTGTCCACCCCCAGGCTTCCACCATGGCGGTGATCTGGGCCCGGAGGCTGGCGTGGGTGTGCACGGCGCCCTTGGGACGCCCCGTCGTTCCACTGGTGAAGACCATGAGCGCCGGCCGGTCGGCGCTCACCGAGGGCAGGGGTGCGTCCGCTACCCACGAGCGGGGATCGAAGGCGGGACCGGCCGCCACCACCCGCGACGAGCAGCCCGCAGCCAGCTGGTCGGCGAGGTCTCGGTGCTCCTCGGAGGACACGATGGCCACGGGATCGGCGTCGGCCACCAGGCCCGACAGCTCGGCCACGGGGTGGTCGGGATGGAGGGGGACGGCCGTGGCCCCGGCGTGCCAGCAGCCGGCCAGGGCGGCCACGAACTGGCGGCCAGGCCGGCACAGCACGATCACCCGTGACCCGTCGAGGTCCGAAGATCCCGCCAGCAGCTGGGCCGCCAGCGCACGGGCTGCGCCGTCGAGCGCGGCGTAGCTGATCGTGCCGAGCGGATCGACGATCGCGGGACGGTCGCCGCCCCGGCCGAGCTGGTCGGTGAAGAGCGGGAGGTCGTCCGTCGTGGGCGTGTCGTCGTCCATGTGCTCTCCATGCTGCCCTGCTCGTCGGGGTCCGGGTGCTGCGACGTCCTCGGGGCGGCCGAGTGTCGCCCAGCCGGCACCCGGGGGAACGGACGGTGACCGCTGTGCCACCGTTCACCCAATTCCTCGCGTTCCGGCTCGGGGTGCCCACGGCGGGGTGTGTACGTTCGCCGTCGTGATCGGTTCGATCCGCTCGGCGCCAGCCAGCGGGAGCGAACCCGCTGTCGTTCCGGGCCCGATGGTGACGGTGGTCACGGCCCCGGTTCCGGGCGACGCCGCCCGCCCGGTCCGGTCCCGAGGCCGCTGGCTGTCCCGGGGTCTCACCCTCGCCGTCGCGATCACCATGGTCGCCGGGGCCGTGCGCCTGCGAGGCACCCTCGCCGAGGCGGTGTCGTCGCTGCTCGATCTGCCTGCGCTCACCGTGGTCGGCGTGCTGACCTGTTGGGTGGTCGTGGTCGTGGCGCGAGCGTCGCTGTACCGGTGGTCCCTGCCCGGGGCGGGCACCGGACAGGGGCTGGTGCTCGATCAGGTGAACCTGGCCGTGGCCAACTCGGTGCCGGGCGGTGGCATCGTCTCGGCCACCCTGCGCTACCGCATCGGGCGCAGCCTCGGGCACCGCCCCGAGGACATGGCGCTGAGCATGCTCGCCGTCGGCGAAGCCATGTCGGTGGCCCGATGGCTGCTGATCGTCGCCGTGCTGCTGGGCTCGATCGTGACCGGAGCGGCGAGCGGCCTGGATCTGCTGGTGTTGGGCAGTGCGGTGGCCGCGGTGGGGGCCAGCGCCGTCTTCTGGTGGGTCGTGTCC includes the following:
- a CDS encoding acyl-CoA synthetase → MDDDTPTTDDLPLFTDQLGRGGDRPAIVDPLGTISYAALDGAARALAAQLLAGSSDLDGSRVIVLCRPGRQFVAALAGCWHAGATAVPLHPDHPVAELSGLVADADPVAIVSSEEHRDLADQLAAGCSSRVVAAGPAFDPRSWVADAPLPSVSADRPALMVFTSGTTGRPKGAVHTHASLRAQITAMVEAWGWTGEDRTLLVLPLHHVHGIVNVALTPLWVGAVCEAPGGFDAMATWERLGSGEISVFMAVPTIYARLIATWEAADPATRDRWSAGAARARLMVSGSAALPVSVLERWRSISGQELLERYGMTEVGMALGNPLERRVPGHVGVPFPGVRTRLVDDHGADVPDGEPGELLLQGPQLFAGYWNRPEATAEAFTDGWFRTGDVAVRHPEGFRLLGRSSVDILKTGGEKVSALEIEEVYRTHPAIADCAVVGLPDEEWGDRVAMAVVPADAAAPMLVDELRAWGKERLAPAKVPTRYLVVGSLPRNVMGKVTKPAVVELFDA
- a CDS encoding DNA-formamidopyrimidine glycosylase family protein, coding for MPELLEVEAYRRLASRVVGLDVVAVAAPDPWFLKGGLDALTVTDALVGRRLTDARRIGKLLVIDTDGPTLGLRFGMTGVLDVDGVDGVERLEYGGSRREPAWDRFTLVFEGDRALKVRDARRLGGVELDPDEARLGIDAAALTPAGLRAVLGTSQAPLKARLMDQARVAGLGNLLTDEALWRAGLDPARPAGSLSPAEQRRLLTHIRRTLDELGERGGSHTGDLQASRRRGGVCPRDGAELERRTVGGRTTYSCPHHQH
- a CDS encoding lysylphosphatidylglycerol synthase domain-containing protein — protein: MIGSIRSAPASGSEPAVVPGPMVTVVTAPVPGDAARPVRSRGRWLSRGLTLAVAITMVAGAVRLRGTLAEAVSSLLDLPALTVVGVLTCWVVVVVARASLYRWSLPGAGTGQGLVLDQVNLAVANSVPGGGIVSATLRYRIGRSLGHRPEDMALSMLAVGEAMSVARWLLIVAVLLGSIVTGAASGLDLLVLGSAVAAVGASAVFWWVVSCDTAAGRWLVRQTQRAVDRIGRRVPALRETLVEPFVGRLRVGAGSLLRHRTGALLAGSAAVTMGGALIVVLVVQGVQGQGAPGAWDVVRVYLLARVAAGFSPTPGGVGVVEGTLAVGLVAAGADPAAAFAAVLVYRGLTYALPIVTGSAVYLGWRRWQRLPRRTPRDPAALGHTGSHGAVAERR
- a CDS encoding trans-sulfuration enzyme family protein, giving the protein MTAFDAPDGPLAATEPADAAAPGPGADARLHPDTRAIRAGRADNDTALAPILWATTTFVTPTVEEGRRMATAVGSPRFYSRYGNPTVAGFEDAIAELEGAERARAFASGMGAISAVVLGLCSQGDHIVAQRQLYAGTQLLLQTACPRFGIDVTFVDATEPDAFAAAIRPGVTTMVLAETPANPRLDLVDLDEIGAIAGPITVVDSTFATPLGQQPLAHGVDLVVHSATKAIAGHNDATLGVVAGSAELVDWLYSFAVLQGANASPFDAMNGLRGLRTLGVRVRQQSEGAAELAAFLESHPLVADVRWPGLASHPQHELARRQLAHFGGLLTFDLTGGLEAGCVFVEALQIAQLATSLGGPETLVTHPASTTHVNLTPDELCANGIGPGTVRVSMGLEHPADVVADMAQALDAVAAAGHR
- a CDS encoding DUF4202 domain-containing protein, which produces MGPEAELVPVPAPPSGADPRRFVAAVEAIDAANAHDPNQMEVDGTTLPKELAHAAAMTTWVRRLDPEADEAQLLAARAHHFRRWTHPRSAFPEGRAGYLRWRTEAKARQAAEVAELLTSVGYGPDVVDRVRELVGKVGLGRGDLPDVDGRPPAVQTHEDALCLVFLTTQFDPLADQLGDDKMVDVLARTLAKMGARGRAEALGLDLDERALVLVAAAVERAGGAGER